In Vibrio sp. JC009, a single window of DNA contains:
- a CDS encoding SDR family oxidoreductase has protein sequence MVMTSTWDNNFATNCFDLKDKVAVITGGNGTLGAAYAQAFALHGAKVIVTARRLETLEETVKSVAEVGGECTAITGDVTDVEAQQAIVDKVHEMYGRIDVLVNNAGMAFRAPAEEMPVDKFNQVLNVNVTGTLVPCQVFGKYFMKQGHGKIVNTSSVRGFCGHPDGYTAYSASKAAVDSLTKQMSTEWSIKGVKEGFTINVNAIAPTLIKSPLTQEICEDPARIAPFLARLPMGRVAETKDMIGLVMFLSSPASDFINGQIIYVDGGCTAG, from the coding sequence ATGGTTATGACATCTACCTGGGACAACAACTTCGCGACAAACTGCTTTGACCTGAAAGACAAGGTTGCGGTAATTACCGGTGGTAACGGTACGCTTGGTGCGGCTTATGCACAGGCATTTGCTCTGCACGGCGCAAAAGTTATCGTGACGGCGCGTCGTCTTGAAACACTGGAAGAGACAGTAAAATCTGTGGCTGAAGTTGGTGGTGAATGTACGGCAATCACTGGTGACGTGACAGACGTTGAAGCACAGCAGGCTATCGTAGATAAGGTTCATGAAATGTATGGACGTATCGATGTTCTGGTAAACAACGCGGGCATGGCGTTCCGTGCTCCTGCAGAAGAGATGCCGGTTGATAAATTTAACCAGGTACTGAACGTAAACGTAACCGGTACTCTGGTTCCTTGTCAGGTATTTGGTAAGTACTTTATGAAACAGGGACACGGTAAGATTGTAAACACATCAAGTGTTCGCGGTTTCTGTGGTCACCCTGATGGTTACACTGCTTACTCTGCTTCTAAGGCTGCGGTTGACTCACTGACCAAGCAGATGTCCACCGAATGGTCTATCAAGGGTGTGAAAGAAGGCTTCACTATCAATGTGAACGCCATTGCACCGACTCTTATCAAGTCTCCTCTGACTCAGGAAATCTGTGAAGATCCTGCCCGTATCGCTCCATTCCTGGCTCGTCTGCCAATGGGCCGCGTTGCTGAAACTAAAGATATGATTGGTCTGGTTATGTTCCTTTCATCTCCGGCATCGGACTTTATCAACGGTCAGATTATCTACGTGGACGGCGGTTGCACTGCAGGTTAA
- a CDS encoding cyclase family protein, protein MTNKNHNFFAGKVIVDLSHPVGSQSPQWPYFPQPEITRAHGLAKSGVLTQFFKMPMHCGTHADSPRHVIETEFDGRRARYTHEMDLEAYCGDAVCLDLSHLEQWTLIKAEHMDEALAKTGVTHEELKDMIVIIYTGMAEQWDDSKQYYHYATGVGASVGHWCMKHDIKALGVDQQALDHPLHTSIGEKLAGRLSMGLEGYSGLPLRHEYIEKFGIEEFAHFDRDLYKEIHGEEAYQELYGLVEEKGMCNGVWEPCHKLLLGNGKVGWENVGGNVAKIAGKRCTIIGVPLNLYCGDGSMSRLMAVIDEDQVNEVPDRVYPYGDH, encoded by the coding sequence ATGACTAACAAGAACCATAACTTTTTTGCCGGCAAAGTAATTGTCGATCTTTCACACCCGGTAGGCTCACAGTCGCCACAGTGGCCTTACTTCCCTCAGCCTGAAATTACCCGTGCACACGGTCTGGCTAAGTCTGGCGTACTGACTCAGTTCTTCAAGATGCCAATGCACTGTGGTACTCACGCGGACTCACCTCGTCACGTTATCGAAACTGAGTTTGATGGCCGTCGTGCCCGCTACACTCACGAGATGGATCTGGAAGCTTACTGTGGTGATGCAGTATGTCTGGACCTTTCTCACCTTGAGCAGTGGACTCTGATTAAGGCTGAGCACATGGATGAAGCACTGGCGAAAACCGGTGTGACTCATGAAGAGCTGAAAGACATGATCGTTATCATCTACACAGGTATGGCAGAGCAGTGGGACGACAGCAAGCAGTACTACCACTACGCAACTGGTGTGGGTGCATCTGTTGGTCACTGGTGCATGAAGCACGATATCAAGGCGCTTGGTGTTGACCAGCAGGCTCTTGACCATCCGCTGCATACTTCTATCGGTGAAAAGCTGGCTGGACGTCTGTCTATGGGGCTTGAAGGTTATTCCGGCCTTCCTCTGCGTCACGAGTATATCGAGAAATTCGGTATCGAAGAGTTCGCTCACTTTGACCGTGACCTGTACAAAGAGATCCACGGTGAAGAAGCGTATCAGGAGCTGTACGGCCTGGTTGAAGAGAAAGGCATGTGTAACGGCGTATGGGAACCATGTCACAAGCTGCTTCTTGGTAACGGTAAAGTAGGCTGGGAAAACGTTGGCGGTAATGTAGCGAAAATTGCTGGTAAGCGTTGCACCATCATTGGTGTTCCACTGAACCTGTACTGTGGTGACGGCTCTATGTCACGTCTGATGGCGGTTATCGATGAAGATCAGGTGAACGAAGTACCGGATCGCGTATACCCATATGGTGACCACTAA
- a CDS encoding CoA transferase subunit A: MLKKEIITPQQAASKLKDGMTVMVGGFMTIGTPESLVNAIAESGVKDLTIICNDAGLPEKGVGKLIENGQVSKLIASHIGLNRIAGEKMNSGDMEVDLIPQGTLAEQIRAAGAGLGGVLTKTGLSTLVEEGKQKVTVAGEEFLLEEPLKADVALLKSTVTDVYGNTMFNKTTANFNPVMATAAELVLVEPDEIYEPDKVDPNFFTLPSVLVDYIVR; the protein is encoded by the coding sequence ATGCTTAAGAAAGAGATTATAACTCCCCAACAAGCGGCATCCAAACTAAAAGATGGGATGACCGTAATGGTTGGTGGGTTCATGACAATTGGCACACCAGAAAGCCTGGTGAATGCCATTGCAGAGTCCGGTGTTAAAGACCTTACCATCATCTGTAATGATGCGGGATTACCAGAGAAAGGCGTAGGGAAATTGATCGAGAATGGCCAGGTTTCGAAACTTATCGCCTCTCACATAGGCCTGAACCGTATCGCAGGTGAGAAAATGAACTCCGGTGACATGGAAGTCGACCTGATTCCTCAGGGCACGCTGGCAGAACAAATTCGCGCTGCCGGTGCCGGTCTTGGTGGAGTGCTTACCAAAACAGGTCTTAGCACTCTGGTGGAAGAAGGCAAGCAGAAGGTCACTGTTGCAGGAGAGGAGTTCCTGCTGGAAGAGCCGCTTAAAGCAGACGTTGCGCTTCTCAAATCAACCGTTACCGATGTGTACGGCAATACCATGTTTAACAAAACCACAGCGAACTTTAACCCGGTTATGGCGACTGCTGCTGAACTGGTTTTAGTTGAACCTGATGAAATCTACGAGCCGGATAAAGTTGATCCCAACTTTTTCACTCTTCCTTCTGTTCTAGTTGATTACATTGTGAGGTAA
- a CDS encoding 3-oxoacid CoA-transferase subunit B, giving the protein MSMKDLIAKRVAEELNIGDLVNLGIGMPTSVADFVPKEKHIVFQSENGMVGLDSTPAEGEEDWDLTNAGGTPVTATEGAGYFDSTLSFSLIRGGHVDATVLGAMEVDRKGNLANYMIPGKMVAGMGGAMDLVNGAKKVIIMMTHCNKKGEPKILDNCTLPLTATNCVDLIVTELAVIQPTAEGLVLKEVAYNTTVEEVLQKTGTELIVPQEIKTFGEE; this is encoded by the coding sequence ATGTCGATGAAAGATTTAATCGCAAAACGCGTTGCCGAAGAACTGAATATCGGCGATCTGGTGAACCTGGGCATTGGCATGCCAACTTCTGTTGCAGACTTTGTTCCTAAGGAAAAGCACATTGTATTTCAGTCTGAGAATGGCATGGTCGGTCTGGATTCAACGCCGGCTGAAGGTGAAGAAGACTGGGATCTGACCAATGCAGGCGGCACACCGGTCACCGCAACTGAAGGTGCCGGCTATTTTGATTCAACACTTTCATTCAGCCTGATCCGTGGCGGACATGTTGACGCAACTGTGCTGGGCGCCATGGAAGTGGATCGCAAGGGTAATCTGGCGAACTACATGATTCCCGGAAAAATGGTAGCCGGTATGGGCGGCGCTATGGATCTGGTGAACGGCGCCAAGAAAGTGATCATCATGATGACTCACTGCAACAAAAAAGGCGAACCAAAGATTCTGGATAACTGCACCCTTCCTCTCACAGCGACTAATTGTGTTGATTTAATCGTTACTGAGCTGGCCGTTATCCAACCTACAGCTGAAGGTCTGGTACTGAAAGAAGTGGCTTATAACACCACAGTTGAAGAAGTACTTCAGAAGACAGGTACCGAACTGATTGTTCCACAAGAAATAAAAACATTCGGAGAAGAATAA
- a CDS encoding response regulator, translating into MSKNILVVDDSASIRHVVGVALRGAGYNVLEGKDGKDALTKLDGTKIHLIISDVNMPNMDGITFLKAVRANPRYKFTPVIMLTTESGQAKMAEGKAAGAKAWVVKPFQPKQMLDAVAKLILP; encoded by the coding sequence GTGTCAAAGAACATTTTAGTTGTTGATGATTCAGCCTCTATCCGCCACGTGGTTGGCGTTGCACTTCGCGGTGCAGGTTATAACGTCCTTGAAGGGAAAGATGGAAAAGATGCACTGACCAAACTGGATGGCACAAAAATCCATCTGATCATCAGTGACGTTAACATGCCTAACATGGACGGTATCACCTTCCTGAAGGCGGTACGGGCAAACCCGCGCTATAAGTTCACCCCGGTCATTATGCTTACTACCGAATCGGGCCAGGCAAAAATGGCCGAAGGTAAAGCGGCGGGAGCAAAAGCATGGGTGGTTAAACCCTTCCAGCCAAAACAGATGCTGGATGCCGTAGCTAAATTAATTCTGCCTTAA
- the kdgR gene encoding DNA-binding transcriptional regulator KdgR, whose translation MAKSTQPEAVSSVLKVFSILEALGQQKEIGVSELSQRLMTSKATTYRFLQTMKSLGYVAQEDEADKYALTLKMFELGSKSLEYVDVVELVEKQMRYISEQTRETVHLGALDEGSIIYIHKIDSSYSLRMYSRIGRRNPLYSTAIGKVLLSGRSEEFVRDALAEVEFVKSTNKTLENVEQLLAELETVKMQHYAEDNEEQELGVYCIGAPVYDRFGNIIYGLSISFPTIRFDEKRKSYYVKLLHDAGRTISEQMGYYDYPV comes from the coding sequence ATGGCAAAGTCTACACAGCCGGAAGCAGTATCGTCAGTATTAAAGGTTTTCAGTATTCTTGAAGCTCTGGGTCAGCAAAAAGAGATTGGTGTCTCAGAGCTGTCACAGCGGTTAATGACCTCAAAAGCAACCACCTACCGCTTTCTGCAGACCATGAAATCTCTGGGCTATGTGGCTCAGGAGGATGAAGCAGATAAATACGCGCTTACCCTGAAGATGTTTGAGCTGGGCTCAAAGTCACTGGAGTATGTGGATGTCGTTGAGCTGGTTGAAAAGCAGATGCGTTACATCTCAGAGCAGACCAGAGAAACCGTGCATCTTGGTGCTCTGGATGAGGGCTCGATTATCTATATCCATAAAATCGACTCCAGCTACAGTCTGCGTATGTATTCAAGAATTGGCCGTCGTAACCCTTTGTATAGCACCGCGATAGGTAAAGTTCTTCTGTCAGGCCGCTCCGAAGAGTTTGTGCGTGATGCGCTGGCAGAAGTTGAGTTTGTAAAAAGTACCAATAAGACTCTGGAAAACGTAGAGCAACTGCTGGCGGAACTGGAAACCGTGAAGATGCAGCATTACGCGGAAGATAATGAAGAGCAGGAGTTGGGCGTGTACTGTATCGGTGCGCCAGTCTATGACCGCTTTGGTAATATTATTTATGGCCTGTCTATCTCATTCCCGACTATACGTTTTGATGAAAAGCGTAAGTCTTATTATGTAAAACTGCTTCACGATGCAGGCAGAACCATCTCTGAGCAGATGGGCTATTACGACTATCCGGTTTGA
- a CDS encoding methyl-accepting chemotaxis protein, which produces MGKGYYAYIQFILAILILFNFTLLTGLPSVVLWGTGLLLLALNFAVAIKAQSQTGKLLKQQNQDQKELETLRDKTDKIQQQLNDTYNIFSQIAPIWQRQLQTCSEQMDENIGVLTEKFASLTTEMNQVTQASNFGDEGNVLHNDESDRQRLENISEKFMQIENSNSQLASRINNLTQYTSELESMASNVGDIADQTSLLALNAAIEAARAGESGRGFAVVADEVRKLSSQSGETGSHIIEKMSEVGNTVQELSGVSDQTSQSITDAISSSQEVIEGVIGHLTVRSDKLRAEGNTLLQLSQQTQAEIEDMLVAFQFQDRISQIIAQVIGSMDQMSALSQERYEKRNSGEVLEPLDIENLIEEMKQDYVTSEQFKNHSGDGSGRDGQEAAASSISFF; this is translated from the coding sequence ATGGGTAAGGGATATTACGCATATATTCAGTTTATTTTAGCAATTCTTATTCTATTCAATTTTACATTACTCACCGGACTTCCTTCTGTCGTCTTGTGGGGAACGGGTCTGCTGCTTCTTGCTTTAAATTTTGCTGTAGCGATTAAAGCTCAAAGCCAGACCGGAAAGTTACTCAAGCAACAAAACCAGGATCAAAAAGAACTCGAAACGCTAAGAGATAAAACAGACAAAATTCAGCAGCAGCTTAACGATACCTACAATATCTTCAGCCAGATAGCCCCTATCTGGCAGCGTCAGTTACAAACCTGTTCAGAGCAGATGGACGAAAACATCGGCGTTCTGACCGAGAAGTTTGCCTCACTGACAACAGAGATGAATCAGGTAACCCAAGCCTCAAACTTCGGCGATGAAGGCAATGTGCTGCATAACGATGAGAGTGATCGTCAGCGCCTGGAAAACATCTCTGAGAAGTTTATGCAGATCGAAAACTCCAATAGCCAGTTGGCCTCCCGCATCAATAACCTGACCCAGTACACCTCTGAGCTTGAGTCCATGGCCAGCAACGTTGGCGATATCGCCGACCAGACCAGCCTGCTTGCTCTTAACGCAGCAATAGAAGCGGCGCGTGCCGGTGAGTCCGGAAGAGGCTTTGCCGTGGTTGCAGATGAAGTGCGCAAGCTTTCTTCCCAGTCAGGCGAAACCGGTTCTCATATTATCGAAAAGATGTCCGAGGTAGGTAATACCGTGCAGGAACTGTCCGGCGTATCTGACCAGACAAGCCAGTCGATCACCGACGCGATAAGTTCCAGTCAGGAAGTGATCGAAGGAGTTATCGGCCACCTGACCGTTCGCTCAGACAAACTGAGGGCTGAAGGTAACACATTGCTTCAACTGAGCCAGCAGACTCAGGCAGAAATCGAAGACATGCTGGTTGCTTTCCAGTTCCAGGACCGGATCAGCCAGATTATTGCTCAGGTTATCGGCAGCATGGATCAGATGTCCGCTCTGTCTCAGGAAAGATATGAAAAACGGAATTCAGGAGAAGTGCTGGAACCATTGGATATAGAAAATCTGATAGAAGAGATGAAGCAGGACTATGTGACCTCTGAACAATTTAAAAACCATAGTGGTGACGGTTCAGGCCGTGACGGCCAGGAAGCCGCAGCGTCCTCAATCTCATTTTTCTGA
- a CDS encoding 3-hydroxyacyl-CoA dehydrogenase family protein — MNHNDIKNITIVGGSGMMGVGIAQIFAGGGRNVTIKTRNVANCSATEDMAPQLDMFIREGLMDADKKDAILDRISITADAIEAYADADLIFESVPEVMDIKHDTFREMEAHARPDCIFASGTSVKSITEIAEAVEKKDRVIGMHFWNPAVLIPLVEVIRTKDSADDVIQAAMDLLTDCGKAPAECKKDVPGFLANRLQHALWREAFYMADEGIADPKTIDECIKNSFGFRIPQLAPFENADMVSTELSLNIHDYMFQHLYSGIEPSTTLKKLVEDGKSGFKTGEGFQNWTPEQTAASKDGLFKYLIDQTKYRRSLEN, encoded by the coding sequence ATGAATCATAACGATATTAAAAATATAACCATTGTTGGTGGCTCGGGCATGATGGGCGTTGGTATTGCTCAGATCTTCGCTGGTGGCGGCCGCAATGTAACCATCAAAACCCGTAACGTGGCTAACTGCAGCGCGACGGAAGATATGGCTCCTCAGCTGGATATGTTTATCCGCGAAGGCCTGATGGATGCGGATAAGAAAGATGCAATTCTGGACCGAATCTCTATCACAGCTGATGCGATTGAAGCCTATGCAGATGCGGATCTTATCTTTGAATCGGTTCCTGAAGTGATGGATATCAAGCACGATACCTTCCGTGAAATGGAAGCGCATGCTCGTCCGGACTGTATCTTTGCTTCCGGTACTTCAGTGAAGTCGATTACTGAAATTGCAGAGGCTGTTGAGAAGAAAGACCGTGTTATCGGTATGCACTTCTGGAACCCGGCGGTACTTATTCCGCTTGTGGAAGTGATCCGCACAAAAGACAGTGCAGATGACGTAATTCAGGCTGCGATGGATTTGCTGACTGACTGTGGCAAGGCTCCGGCTGAGTGTAAGAAAGACGTTCCGGGCTTTTTGGCAAACCGCCTTCAACATGCTCTGTGGCGTGAAGCTTTCTACATGGCGGACGAAGGTATCGCTGATCCGAAAACCATTGATGAGTGCATCAAGAACTCTTTCGGTTTCCGTATTCCTCAACTGGCTCCGTTTGAAAATGCAGACATGGTTTCAACTGAGCTTAGCCTGAACATTCATGATTATATGTTCCAGCACCTGTACTCAGGAATTGAACCAAGTACAACGCTGAAGAAGCTGGTAGAAGACGGAAAATCAGGCTTTAAGACTGGTGAAGGCTTCCAGAACTGGACGCCCGAGCAGACTGCAGCCTCTAAAGACGGTTTATTTAAATATCTGATTGATCAGACGAAGTACCGTCGTTCACTGGAAAACTAA